Proteins from one Nakamurella multipartita DSM 44233 genomic window:
- a CDS encoding multifunctional oxoglutarate decarboxylase/oxoglutarate dehydrogenase thiamine pyrophosphate-binding subunit/dihydrolipoyllysine-residue succinyltransferase subunit: MSSAAPEFGPNDWFVEEKYQQFLADPQSVDPIWRDFFADAKAPSTLIGVSATNGTAGVANATTANATTANATAGTATATATAAPAKPAAPPKAAAAQAAPKSAGGSANGATAGATPPPPPPPNRSGKAAASPAANSAPATSQVVTTPASKSAPAGGKESVDAAPTAPTRRPATTATPDDMVAARAAKAARAAHDAEGDGLTTTPLRGVAAVVVKNMTTSLEVPTATSVRAVPAKLMADNRIVINNFLKRNRGGKISFTHLIGYAIVRAISDYPNMNRHFAEVNGKPSMVTPSHVNLGLAIDLPAKGGGRNLVVVPIRSAETMSFTQFWSAYEQVVRKARQGQLTAEDYQGTTISLTNPGGIGTNHSVPRLMQGQSAIIGVGALEYPAAFQGAADQMLADLGVSKIITLTSTYDHRVIQGAESGEFLRRIHQLLIGEDQFYDDVFASLRLPYEPVRWVKDLDAGRHGQIDKTARVLEIIDAYRTRGHLMADTDPLNYRQRRHPDLDVLSHGLTLWDLDREFAVGGFNDRDFMKLRDVLGVLRNSYCRTVGIEYMHIMDPVQRRWIQQRVEVMHEKPPVEEQKYILGRLNSAEAFETFLQTKYIGQKRFSLEGGETVIALLDAALNKSAEYGMDEVVIGMAHRGRLNVLANIVGKPYSQIFREFEGNMDPGQAHGSGDVKYHLGAEGKYIRPFGEGQVDVTLCANPSHLEVVDPVLEGVARAKQDMLNLGEEGYSVMPIAIHGDAAFAGQGVVAETLNLSLLRGYRTGGTMHVIINNQVGFTTAPESSRSSEYCTDVAKMIQAPIFHVNGDDPEAAVWVARLAVEYRQTFGRDVVIDMVCYRRRGHNEGDDPSMTNPLMYQIIDGKRSVRRIYTEALIGRGDITPEDAEEALRDYHTQLERVFNEVRELERAVVAPSPSVEAEQPIPPRVETKISQQVMERIADVALDYPEGFTPHPRVKQVLQRRAEMAREGGIDWAFGELLALGSIAMEGRLVRMSGQDTRRGTFVQRHSALIDKSTGAEYLPLQHLSDEQGRVLIYDSALSEYAALGFEYGYSVANRDALVLWEAQFGDFVNGAQSVIDEYMSSGEAKWGQQSGVVLLLPHAHEGQGPDHTSGRIERFLQLCAEGSMTIAVPSTPANYFHLLRRHVLDGVHRPMVVFTPKSMLRNKAAVSEVKDFTHGKFESVIADSSIAPLHVKKVLLTSGKLYYELDAYRRKHDITDTAIVRLEQIYPVPRRKLLHVLESYPNVMDFRWVQEEPANQGAWTFLALSLPEMLPRLTGLQRVSRRAMAAPSAGSAKVHEVEQQAVIAAAFAR; this comes from the coding sequence GTGTCGTCAGCAGCGCCAGAATTCGGCCCCAACGACTGGTTTGTCGAGGAGAAGTACCAGCAGTTCCTCGCAGACCCCCAGAGCGTGGACCCGATCTGGCGTGATTTCTTCGCCGACGCCAAGGCGCCGAGCACGCTGATCGGTGTCTCCGCCACCAACGGCACCGCCGGCGTGGCCAACGCCACAACCGCCAATGCCACAACCGCCAATGCGACAGCGGGCACGGCGACGGCCACCGCGACCGCGGCGCCCGCCAAGCCCGCGGCGCCGCCCAAGGCGGCCGCTGCCCAGGCGGCCCCGAAGAGCGCGGGCGGCTCGGCGAACGGCGCGACCGCCGGCGCGACTCCGCCGCCCCCGCCCCCGCCGAACCGCAGCGGGAAGGCCGCCGCGAGCCCGGCGGCGAATTCCGCCCCGGCCACCAGCCAGGTGGTGACCACCCCGGCCAGCAAGAGCGCCCCGGCCGGCGGCAAGGAGAGCGTGGACGCCGCCCCGACGGCCCCGACCCGCCGCCCGGCGACCACTGCGACGCCCGACGACATGGTCGCGGCCCGCGCGGCCAAGGCGGCCCGGGCGGCGCACGACGCCGAGGGTGACGGCCTGACCACCACCCCGCTGCGGGGTGTGGCCGCGGTCGTGGTCAAGAACATGACGACCTCGCTGGAGGTGCCGACCGCCACCTCGGTGCGGGCCGTGCCGGCCAAGCTGATGGCCGACAACCGGATCGTCATCAACAACTTCCTCAAGCGCAACCGCGGCGGCAAGATCTCCTTCACCCATCTGATCGGGTACGCGATCGTTCGCGCGATCAGCGACTACCCGAACATGAACCGGCACTTCGCCGAGGTGAACGGCAAGCCGTCGATGGTGACGCCGAGCCACGTCAACCTAGGCCTGGCCATCGACCTGCCGGCCAAGGGCGGCGGGCGCAACCTGGTCGTGGTGCCGATCCGCAGCGCCGAGACGATGAGCTTCACTCAGTTCTGGAGCGCCTACGAGCAGGTCGTCCGCAAGGCCCGGCAGGGCCAGCTCACCGCGGAGGACTACCAGGGCACCACCATCTCGCTGACCAACCCCGGCGGCATCGGCACCAACCACTCGGTGCCCCGATTGATGCAGGGCCAGTCCGCGATCATCGGCGTCGGCGCGCTGGAGTACCCAGCCGCCTTCCAGGGCGCGGCCGACCAGATGCTGGCCGACCTGGGCGTGTCCAAGATCATCACGCTGACCTCGACCTACGACCACCGGGTGATCCAGGGCGCCGAGTCCGGCGAATTCCTGCGTCGCATCCACCAGCTGCTGATCGGCGAGGATCAGTTCTACGACGACGTCTTCGCCTCGCTGCGGCTGCCCTACGAACCGGTGCGCTGGGTCAAGGACCTGGACGCCGGCCGGCACGGCCAGATCGACAAGACCGCCCGGGTCCTGGAGATCATCGACGCCTACCGCACCCGCGGCCACCTGATGGCCGACACCGATCCGCTGAACTACCGGCAGCGCCGTCACCCCGACCTGGACGTGCTCTCGCACGGGCTGACGCTGTGGGACCTGGACCGCGAATTCGCCGTCGGCGGGTTCAACGACCGCGACTTCATGAAGCTGCGTGACGTGCTGGGGGTGCTGCGCAACTCCTACTGCCGCACCGTGGGCATCGAATACATGCACATCATGGACCCGGTGCAGCGCCGCTGGATCCAGCAGCGGGTCGAGGTGATGCACGAAAAGCCCCCGGTCGAGGAGCAGAAGTACATCCTGGGCCGGCTGAACAGCGCCGAGGCGTTCGAAACCTTCCTGCAGACCAAGTACATCGGCCAGAAGCGGTTCTCCCTCGAGGGCGGCGAGACCGTCATCGCGCTGCTGGACGCCGCGCTGAACAAGTCGGCCGAGTACGGCATGGACGAGGTCGTCATCGGCATGGCCCACCGCGGCCGGCTCAACGTGCTGGCCAACATCGTGGGCAAGCCCTACTCGCAGATCTTCCGCGAGTTCGAGGGCAACATGGACCCCGGTCAGGCGCACGGCTCCGGTGACGTGAAGTACCACCTGGGCGCGGAGGGCAAGTACATCCGTCCGTTCGGCGAGGGCCAGGTCGACGTGACCCTGTGTGCCAACCCCTCACACCTGGAGGTCGTCGACCCGGTGCTGGAGGGTGTGGCCCGGGCCAAGCAGGACATGCTCAACCTCGGCGAAGAGGGCTACAGCGTGATGCCGATCGCCATCCACGGCGACGCCGCGTTCGCCGGCCAGGGTGTGGTGGCCGAGACGCTGAACCTCTCGCTGCTGCGCGGGTACCGCACCGGCGGCACCATGCACGTGATCATCAACAACCAGGTCGGCTTCACCACCGCCCCGGAGTCCTCCCGGTCCAGCGAGTACTGCACCGACGTGGCCAAGATGATCCAGGCGCCGATCTTCCACGTGAACGGCGACGACCCGGAGGCCGCCGTCTGGGTGGCCCGGCTCGCCGTGGAATACCGGCAGACCTTCGGCCGGGACGTCGTCATCGACATGGTCTGCTACCGCCGCCGCGGTCACAACGAGGGCGACGACCCGTCGATGACCAACCCGCTGATGTACCAGATCATCGACGGCAAGCGGTCGGTGCGCCGGATCTACACCGAGGCGCTGATCGGCCGCGGCGACATCACCCCCGAGGACGCCGAAGAGGCCCTGCGCGATTACCACACCCAGCTGGAGCGGGTGTTCAACGAGGTCCGCGAACTGGAGCGGGCCGTCGTCGCGCCGTCGCCGTCGGTGGAGGCCGAGCAGCCGATCCCGCCGCGGGTGGAGACCAAGATCAGCCAGCAGGTGATGGAGCGCATCGCCGACGTGGCCCTGGACTACCCCGAGGGCTTCACCCCGCACCCGCGGGTCAAGCAGGTGCTGCAGCGCCGGGCCGAGATGGCCCGCGAGGGCGGCATCGACTGGGCCTTCGGCGAGCTGCTGGCCCTCGGCTCGATCGCGATGGAGGGCCGGCTGGTCCGGATGTCCGGCCAGGACACCCGCCGCGGCACCTTCGTGCAGCGGCACTCGGCGTTGATCGACAAGAGCACCGGGGCCGAGTACCTGCCGCTGCAGCATCTGTCCGACGAACAGGGCCGGGTGCTCATCTACGACTCGGCCCTGTCCGAGTACGCCGCCCTCGGGTTCGAGTACGGCTACTCGGTGGCCAACCGGGACGCGCTGGTGCTGTGGGAGGCGCAGTTCGGCGACTTCGTCAACGGCGCCCAGTCGGTCATCGACGAGTACATGTCCTCCGGCGAGGCCAAGTGGGGCCAGCAGTCCGGCGTCGTGCTGCTGCTGCCGCACGCGCACGAGGGCCAGGGCCCGGACCACACCTCCGGCCGGATCGAGCGTTTCCTGCAGCTGTGTGCGGAAGGCTCGATGACGATCGCGGTGCCCTCCACCCCGGCCAACTACTTCCACCTGCTGCGCCGGCACGTGCTGGACGGCGTGCACCGGCCGATGGTCGTGTTCACCCCCAAGTCGATGCTGCGCAACAAGGCCGCGGTCTCGGAGGTCAAGGACTTCACCCACGGCAAGTTCGAGTCGGTCATCGCGGACTCCTCGATCGCCCCGCTGCACGTGAAGAAGGTGCTGCTGACCAGCGGCAAGCTGTACTACGAGCTGGACGCCTACCGCCGCAAGCACGACATCACCGACACCGCGATCGTGCGGCTGGAGCAGATCTACCCGGTGCCACGGCGCAAGCTGCTGCACGTGCTGGAGTCCTACCCGAACGTGATGGACTTCCGCTGGGTGCAGGAGGAGCCGGCCAATCAGGGGGCGTGGACGTTCCTGGCGCTGTCCCTGCCGGAGATGCTGCCCCGCTTGACCGGCCTGCAGCGGGTGTCCCGCCGGGCGATGGCCGCCCCGTCGGCCGGGTCGGCCAAGGTGCACGAGGTCGAGCAGCAGGCGGTGATCGCGGCCGCGTTCGCGCGGTAG
- a CDS encoding ABC transporter ATP-binding protein: protein MPPTTTTAPSGAARTDVRAPNRGEPAGGWLRRLWGYCWRHPVITVLAGLAAVGGVGLGALTPLLTQVAVDDATAGTTANLGWVIAGLVALALIRFGSSFLRRWAGGRLSLDVQHDLRQDVFGALQGLDGSGQDRLRTGQVVSRANTDLQMVQSLLAMIPLSAGQVVLFVVSLVIMAVLSPLLTVMALLVVPAVVLVTRLTRTKLFPATWAAQQSAAEVAEIVEEDVTGVRVVKAFGQEDRELARLTAGAGALFATRMRAVRSAAAISPALQALTALGQVGVLALGGYLALNGTITLGTFLAFTLYLAQLVAPTRMLTMLLVLGQQARASVERVLEIVDSLPEITEPAEPTPLPPGPVAVHLRDVRFGYQATEPVLDGFDLPVPAGATVALVGPSGSGKSTVSLLLPRFYDPQHGTVEVGGVDVRELDLTELRTAVGVVFEEAFLFSNTIAANIAYGRPDATDADIRAAAQAAEADEFIAALPDGYDTVIGERGLTLSGGQRQRLALARALLTDPRVLVLDDATSAVDPATEAAIHATLHRVTEHRTTILIAHRRSTLSLADRIAVVVAGRVVDLGTHAELVGRCADYRRLLGSDLAGDAAPAPDGGWTAGPDGITPELWPAVDASAEAEAELVRAGEQALRATQSAGPRLRGGGGRGGGAAGGGFTGMLGAVPPTAELLNQVASLPPATDRPQPVAPETGPFSLRRTLRPVRGLLIVAFLLVAADAAASVLLPILIRYGVDHGVSDGSVQVVLGAAGVALLLVGADYLIQRWQQLAAGRAGENVLYRLRLREFGHLQKLGLDYYERELAGRIMTRMTTDVDALSSFLQTGLVTSVVSLATFLGIAVVLVLMDVGLALIAFLALPLVAVATVIFRRFSTRAYHDAREKVGIVNADLQENVAGLRVSQALGRQKVNAEGFSARSDDYRRSRMRAQTAISIYFPFVALLSELAAAAVLGSGVLRVIAGTMTVGTLIAFVLYLDSFFTPIQQLSQVFDSYQQAQVGLQRIGELLDTPTSTAAAEHPQPLPDRLGDLATERMGFRYASTTTPALDGVDLTFVPGQTVAVVGSTGAGKSTLVKLLARFYDPTSGAVTAGGTDVRRFDLGGYRRRLGVVPQEPHLFIGNVRDNIAYGRPEATDAQVEAAARSVGALTAIGALTGGFHHPVDERGRNLSAGQRQLISLARAELVDPEILLLDEATAALDPAAESAVLAATDRLARGRTTVVVAHRLTTAARADRIVVMAHGRVVETGRHDELLRRGGAYARLYAEQSPSSG, encoded by the coding sequence GTGGACGACGCCACCGCCGGCACCACGGCGAACCTGGGCTGGGTGATCGCCGGGCTGGTCGCGCTGGCCCTGATCCGGTTCGGCTCCTCGTTCCTGCGACGCTGGGCCGGCGGCCGGCTGTCCTTGGACGTGCAGCACGATCTGCGGCAGGACGTGTTCGGCGCATTGCAGGGGCTGGACGGCTCCGGGCAGGACCGGCTACGCACCGGCCAGGTGGTCTCCCGGGCCAACACCGACCTGCAGATGGTGCAGTCGCTGCTGGCCATGATCCCGCTCTCGGCCGGCCAGGTGGTCCTGTTCGTCGTCTCGCTGGTCATCATGGCCGTGCTGTCCCCGCTGCTGACCGTGATGGCGTTGCTAGTGGTGCCGGCCGTCGTGCTGGTCACCCGGCTGACCCGCACGAAGCTGTTCCCGGCCACCTGGGCGGCCCAGCAGTCGGCGGCCGAGGTCGCCGAGATCGTCGAGGAGGACGTCACCGGCGTCCGCGTGGTCAAGGCCTTCGGGCAGGAGGACCGGGAGCTGGCCCGGCTCACCGCCGGCGCCGGCGCACTGTTCGCGACCCGGATGCGCGCGGTGCGCAGCGCGGCCGCGATCAGCCCCGCGCTGCAGGCCCTGACCGCCCTGGGCCAGGTCGGCGTGCTGGCCCTGGGCGGGTACCTGGCGCTGAACGGGACCATCACCCTGGGCACTTTCCTGGCCTTCACCCTCTATCTGGCCCAGCTCGTCGCCCCCACCCGGATGCTGACCATGCTGCTGGTGCTGGGTCAGCAGGCCCGGGCCTCGGTCGAGCGGGTGCTGGAGATCGTCGACTCGCTGCCCGAGATCACCGAACCGGCCGAGCCCACCCCGCTGCCGCCCGGACCGGTGGCCGTCCATCTGCGCGACGTGCGGTTCGGCTACCAGGCCACCGAGCCCGTGCTGGACGGCTTCGACCTGCCGGTGCCGGCCGGGGCCACGGTCGCCCTGGTCGGGCCGTCCGGTTCCGGCAAGTCGACCGTGTCGCTGCTGCTGCCCCGGTTCTACGACCCGCAACACGGCACCGTCGAGGTCGGCGGGGTCGACGTGCGCGAGCTGGATCTGACCGAGCTGCGCACCGCGGTCGGGGTGGTCTTCGAAGAGGCGTTCCTGTTCTCCAACACGATCGCCGCCAACATCGCCTACGGCCGGCCGGACGCCACCGACGCCGACATCCGGGCCGCCGCGCAGGCGGCCGAGGCCGACGAGTTCATCGCGGCCCTGCCCGACGGGTACGACACGGTGATCGGCGAACGCGGGCTGACCCTGTCCGGCGGCCAGCGGCAGCGGCTCGCCCTGGCCCGCGCCCTGCTCACCGACCCCCGGGTACTCGTGCTCGACGACGCCACCAGTGCCGTCGATCCGGCCACCGAGGCGGCGATCCACGCCACGCTGCACCGGGTCACCGAACACCGCACCACGATTCTGATCGCCCACCGCCGGTCCACCCTGTCCCTGGCCGACCGGATCGCCGTCGTCGTCGCCGGCCGGGTCGTCGACCTGGGCACCCACGCCGAACTGGTCGGGCGCTGCGCCGACTACCGGCGGCTGTTGGGCAGCGACCTGGCCGGGGATGCCGCCCCAGCGCCGGACGGCGGCTGGACGGCCGGCCCCGACGGGATCACCCCGGAGCTGTGGCCCGCCGTCGATGCGTCCGCCGAGGCCGAGGCCGAGCTGGTCCGGGCCGGCGAACAGGCCCTGCGAGCCACCCAGAGCGCCGGACCCCGTCTGCGGGGCGGGGGCGGCCGGGGCGGCGGTGCCGCCGGGGGCGGCTTCACCGGGATGCTCGGGGCGGTGCCGCCGACCGCGGAACTGCTGAACCAGGTCGCGTCGTTGCCGCCGGCCACCGACCGCCCGCAACCGGTCGCCCCGGAGACCGGCCCGTTCAGCCTGCGCCGGACGCTGCGGCCGGTCCGCGGCCTGCTGATCGTGGCGTTCCTGCTGGTCGCCGCGGACGCCGCGGCCAGCGTGCTGCTGCCGATCCTGATCCGTTACGGCGTGGACCACGGCGTCTCCGACGGGTCGGTCCAGGTGGTGCTGGGGGCGGCCGGCGTGGCGCTGCTGCTGGTCGGCGCCGACTACCTGATCCAGCGCTGGCAGCAACTGGCCGCCGGCCGGGCCGGCGAGAACGTGCTGTACCGGCTGCGGTTGCGCGAGTTCGGCCACCTACAAAAGCTCGGGTTGGACTACTACGAGCGGGAACTGGCCGGCCGGATCATGACCCGGATGACCACCGACGTCGACGCGCTGTCCAGCTTCCTGCAGACCGGGCTGGTCACCTCGGTCGTGTCCCTGGCCACCTTCTTGGGCATCGCCGTGGTGCTGGTGCTGATGGACGTCGGGCTGGCCCTGATCGCGTTCCTGGCCCTGCCGCTGGTCGCCGTGGCCACGGTGATCTTCCGGCGGTTCTCCACCCGCGCGTACCACGACGCCCGGGAGAAGGTCGGCATCGTCAACGCCGATTTGCAGGAGAACGTCGCCGGGCTGCGGGTGTCCCAGGCGCTGGGCCGGCAGAAGGTCAACGCCGAGGGCTTTTCCGCGCGCAGCGACGACTACCGGCGCAGCCGGATGCGGGCGCAGACCGCCATCTCCATCTATTTCCCCTTCGTCGCCCTGCTTTCGGAACTGGCGGCCGCCGCGGTCCTGGGCTCCGGGGTGCTCCGGGTGATCGCCGGGACCATGACGGTGGGCACGCTGATCGCCTTCGTGCTCTACCTGGACAGCTTCTTCACCCCGATCCAGCAGCTGTCCCAGGTGTTCGACTCCTACCAGCAGGCCCAGGTCGGCCTGCAGCGCATCGGCGAGCTGCTGGACACCCCCACCTCGACCGCGGCGGCCGAGCATCCGCAGCCGCTTCCCGACCGGCTCGGTGATCTGGCCACCGAGCGGATGGGCTTCCGCTATGCGAGCACCACCACCCCGGCCCTGGACGGGGTCGACCTGACCTTCGTACCGGGGCAGACGGTTGCCGTGGTCGGCTCGACCGGGGCCGGCAAGTCGACCCTGGTCAAGCTGCTGGCCCGGTTCTACGACCCGACCTCGGGCGCGGTCACCGCCGGCGGCACCGACGTGCGCCGGTTCGACCTGGGCGGCTACCGGCGGCGACTGGGCGTCGTTCCGCAGGAGCCGCACCTGTTCATCGGCAACGTCCGGGACAACATCGCCTACGGCCGGCCGGAGGCCACGGACGCGCAGGTCGAGGCGGCCGCCCGGTCGGTCGGCGCACTGACCGCCATCGGCGCGCTCACCGGCGGGTTCCATCATCCGGTGGACGAGCGTGGCCGCAACCTGTCCGCAGGGCAACGGCAGCTGATCTCGCTGGCCCGCGCCGAGCTCGTCGATCCCGAGATCCTGCTGCTGGACGAGGCGACGGCGGCGCTGGACCCGGCCGCCGAGAGCGCGGTCCTGGCCGCCACCGACCGGCTCGCCCGGGGCCGCACCACGGTGGTGGTGGCCCACCGGCTGACCACCGCGGCGCGGGCCGATCGCATCGTGGTGATGGCCCACGGGCGGGTGGTGGAGACCGGGCGGCACGACGAACTCCTGCGGCGCGGCGGGGCCTACGCCCGCCTGTACGCCGAACAGAGCCCGTCAAGTGGGTGA